A stretch of the Sulfurospirillum sp. UCH001 genome encodes the following:
- a CDS encoding glucose-6-phosphate isomerase, translating to MKNSLYFNIKVEEGIFDKIVAEQQSIGYYTLPEQDISELVNYLEDFKSKNDYDAIKDIAIIGIGGSSLGPKAIFRALQGIRDFDKRLHLFESTDPASIRSTLNKLDIKNTHFFVISKSGTTIETISVYKYVLSLLKAKDISLDYRFTFVTDSGSKLEAHAKTFNSFVLHIPVNVGGRFSVLSAAGLAPLFLVGVDIQRLLDGARAIKKSFFEDGYIKETLMKKATYYAKNSMHYNINTLFAYSESLDCFTDWYVQLWGESLGKKQRHSSFNVGLTPVGLIGPKDQHSFLQLIVEGLRDKSVTVLKIDNFDDKIKIPSITLKELEGLDLMNGIAFCDLINMQADSTIEALLDKKDIPIDTITLQHIDEENIGKLIFYYELLTSLVGQMMNVNTYDQPGVESGKKILEGKLIEEKKNFPKKGK from the coding sequence TTGAAAAATTCACTCTATTTTAACATTAAAGTAGAAGAGGGCATCTTCGATAAAATCGTAGCTGAACAACAAAGCATTGGTTATTATACATTGCCAGAACAAGATATTAGCGAGCTTGTAAACTACTTAGAAGATTTTAAATCTAAAAACGATTACGATGCGATCAAAGATATCGCCATTATTGGTATTGGTGGAAGTTCACTAGGACCTAAAGCGATTTTTAGAGCATTGCAAGGTATTCGTGATTTTGACAAACGATTGCACCTTTTTGAAAGTACTGATCCTGCATCGATTCGTTCAACACTCAACAAATTAGACATTAAAAATACGCATTTCTTTGTTATCAGTAAATCAGGTACAACCATTGAGACAATCTCTGTGTACAAATATGTTCTCTCTTTATTGAAAGCAAAAGACATCTCTTTAGATTATCGTTTTACGTTTGTAACAGATAGTGGTTCAAAACTTGAAGCACATGCAAAAACGTTTAACTCTTTTGTTCTTCACATTCCTGTCAATGTCGGTGGACGTTTTTCAGTACTGAGTGCCGCAGGACTTGCGCCATTATTCCTTGTTGGTGTCGATATTCAACGATTATTAGATGGTGCAAGAGCAATTAAAAAAAGCTTCTTTGAAGATGGTTATATCAAAGAAACTTTGATGAAAAAAGCAACCTATTATGCTAAAAACTCTATGCATTATAATATCAATACACTTTTTGCTTACTCTGAGAGCTTAGACTGTTTTACAGATTGGTATGTACAACTTTGGGGCGAGAGTTTAGGTAAAAAGCAACGCCATAGTAGTTTCAACGTAGGTCTTACACCGGTTGGACTCATCGGTCCAAAAGATCAGCACTCCTTTTTACAGCTTATTGTAGAAGGTCTACGTGATAAGAGTGTTACTGTTCTTAAGATTGATAACTTTGACGATAAAATCAAAATTCCTTCTATCACACTTAAAGAGCTTGAGGGATTAGATCTAATGAATGGCATCGCATTCTGTGATCTTATCAATATGCAAGCAGACTCAACCATTGAAGCACTTCTCGATAAAAAAGATATCCCTATCGACACCATTACATTGCAACACATTGATGAAGAAAACATTGGTAAGTTGATTTTCTATTATGAGCTTCTCACATCACTTGTTGGTCAAATGATGAATGTTAATACGTACGACCAACCAGGTGTTGAGAGTGGTAAGAAAATTTTAGAGGGTAAATTAATCGAAGAGAAAAAGAATTTTCCTAAAAAAGGAAAATAA
- a CDS encoding TerB family tellurite resistance protein, producing MKLKTEEKFAFLQLAQYVAQLDGEYGPKEREVVDEYCTEMGIENIEIDVKNFVLEDILAIFSSSKSQRIVLLALMVLVHVDDKFGIYEHKIIDKIAHHFNISEQEVHLFSMWGKMGSALYEQALVFIAE from the coding sequence ATGAAACTCAAAACCGAAGAAAAATTTGCTTTTTTACAACTTGCACAATATGTCGCCCAACTTGACGGAGAATATGGACCAAAAGAGCGTGAAGTTGTTGATGAATACTGCACGGAAATGGGCATTGAAAATATTGAGATTGATGTAAAAAATTTCGTATTGGAAGATATTTTAGCCATTTTTTCATCATCAAAAAGTCAAAGAATTGTCCTACTTGCATTGATGGTCTTGGTGCATGTCGATGATAAGTTTGGCATATATGAACATAAAATCATTGATAAAATCGCACACCACTTTAATATAAGCGAACAAGAAGTTCATCTCTTTTCAATGTGGGGGAAAATGGGTTCAGCTTTGTATGAACAAGCGCTTGTTTTTATAGCAGAATAA
- a CDS encoding TetR/AcrR family transcriptional regulator, protein MDKKLRKSEKILDAALMLFSTQGFYATTIPDIAKAMGMSVGNIYNYFSSKEMLAKEIIKYSSDILGSEIRKVNESEGSAKEKIRKIVALYFEMASSKPQHINYFLRVYLANKEVFKDGCEGMVCVSSFITELMIFFEEGVAKGELRNQDFFSAFGLFMGYLGGFVFLSGEGVLDKPLTHYVDEISLNIYNALKQQ, encoded by the coding sequence GTGGATAAAAAATTACGTAAAAGTGAAAAGATTTTAGACGCAGCATTGATGCTCTTTTCAACGCAAGGCTTTTATGCAACGACGATTCCTGATATTGCGAAAGCCATGGGGATGAGTGTTGGAAATATTTATAACTACTTTTCTTCTAAGGAGATGCTTGCAAAGGAAATTATCAAGTATTCTTCCGATATTTTAGGCTCCGAAATTCGTAAAGTCAATGAAAGTGAGGGGAGTGCAAAAGAAAAAATTCGTAAAATTGTAGCACTCTATTTTGAGATGGCATCTTCAAAACCACAACATATTAACTACTTTTTACGTGTGTATCTTGCCAACAAAGAGGTATTTAAAGATGGTTGTGAAGGAATGGTCTGTGTTTCTTCCTTTATAACAGAGCTAATGATTTTCTTTGAAGAAGGCGTTGCAAAAGGAGAACTTCGCAATCAAGATTTCTTTTCTGCCTTTGGGCTTTTTATGGGGTATTTAGGCGGTTTTGTATTTTTAAGTGGCGAGGGAGTGCTTGATAAGCCATTAACCCATTATGTGGATGAAATTTCACTTAATATTTATAACGCACTCAAACAACAATAA